From the Lathyrus oleraceus cultivar Zhongwan6 chromosome 3, CAAS_Psat_ZW6_1.0, whole genome shotgun sequence genome, the window AATAGTGGATTATGGTGGAAATATGTGCAATATCGGGTGATATTTGATAACAAGATGATAAGCTATTTCAGAATGTTTCTTGAAATAAACTAAAGCAACATATGAGATAAGCACAAATAAGTTGTAAATAAACTCTTAAACAGCAGTTGTTAACAGTAAAGTAACAAGAAAGAATCACGCCACTGTTGACACAGACATATATGTCAAGTTTTAACACTTGTTTTGAAATCAAGGTCCTCATAAAGGGAAAGTATTAACCACATGATGAAGGTAGCATAAAGAAAGTACAATTCAAAAGGAAACTAGCAGACTTGTAAGGTATCTATTTCCTGAGATACTACATTAAATGTACTACATTTTAACAACACGATGAAGGTATGTACAGTTCAAAATGGTAAGTAAATCAAACATCTTCAAGAGCAGGCATGTTCGGGTCTTCACCAGGCACCAATATCTTCAACCTATGTAATATACAAAATGTAAAATAACTGTTATATTCTACATTCTGTACCTTGAGCGACAAGAAAGATAAAGTAAAACCTACAGACTATgcttaattaattaattaccTTGCAAGGATAAACTTTCCTTTGTTGTACCTCCGAAACTCGGCGTAAGGAAACAcctaaaacaaaataaaatataaaatcaaCGGTATAAGTATGGTATGTAGCGGACTTTGAACAAAACTACGGTCAGCTGTATTAATAACTTGAGCGACAAGAAAGATAACGTAAAACCCACCGATTATGCTTAAACATATTCTTAGTTAATTGATTACCTTATGAGAATAATCTTGGACCTCTGACTCTCAAGAACGGCCCGCCTTACAAATTTGAATCCAACAGTGTACTGGCATTGAACGCAGAATAGGTGGACCATAGTAGAATTCGATTCTGGGATTGGCTCGTCTCTCTCTCCGTCCAAGACATTGACACTGTGATAATATGGATTAGCAAGATGTTATTTGAAAGAATCAAGGTACACAACAAAGAAGTGAATTGAGAGGGTGAAAGAAATCTTACACTTTATCAAAAAGATAAGCCCTTCCAAAAGGGCATTCGTAATTCTAAGAGAAAACAAGGGTAGATTGTCAGCAGCAGGCTATGATTTTGAAAAAACCAGAAGTATAATGAAAACAAGGGAAAATTAACAACCATTGAAAGGAGATGATTAACAAGGGCTATAGGTGTCTCGCAATTCTTGCAGCTGTAGAAGTTTTCTTCAAGATCGATCAAGAAAAGTCTTCCCATCTCTCTCTTTAAAACCTCTACACAATGCCACACAACAAGATTGAAACCATGCAATGTAACTGAAAAATGAAGAATAATGATATGAATGAGGAAAAAGGGTTAGATGGAGATGATTATCGAGAGAGATAGCAGAAGATGGGAGTTTGTTGATTAGAAATACAAACTACAGTTTGGGGAGTTTTCTGAATATGCTGACACAACACTATCAACTTTACTATAACACCTTGCTTCGTCTATTTAAACAAGGTTCATCACTAATAGTTTCTATAAAATTTtcttcgcctaaaaaaaaaagcACAATGAAGCAATTTTTACTGTGTTAGTAAAATTAGTGACACATTATGTGAGTTGATTTCAGATCTCAAACAAATCATATTcattttataatttatttaaatcCTTCTTTTTAAGATAGATTGAGCATTAGTATAAGGAAGTTTAGAGAATACATGTTTGTAAATCTATAGATTGTATGGTCCTATGTGACTAAGTTAAATGTCTAGTGAGTGAAATTGCCCGCAAGTGGACTATCAGTAATTTACTTTGTgtattatgtttttttttttttttgtaatttttggtTTCTCGTTCAATCTCTCAATCACATACATAAAATAATAGGTTTTTCATGCATATAATGGAAAGTTGTCTAAAGTCAACCTAGAATGAATCGACTTAAGGTAATGCATGATCTAATTCAAACTGTCAGTCTATTTTCAAATAACAATTGGAATCGATTCAAAATGATGTTTTTCAAATTCGTGATTTGATTTTGTTTGTAGGATAATGTTGTTTCTGTTGTCGCTCATGTGGTGATAACTTAGTCACCTTCTCATCCTCCTCCTCAAGGTATTGTGGATCAAGTTGTTGTGGACATTATTTTCCATCCCGATATACTCCAGCCTCCTGCGATTAAGGGATCCACTCTGGTACCACCACCAACTTCATGACATGAAGCATTGTTCGATTTCTAACTATTGCAAGCTAACTTCGAAATATAAGATGCTAATAAATTGTTGAATAACATGTATAACATCGTTCGTCAACAGAATTCACAAGCGATAGAGAGAAGATTGCTTTGCCTCAAAGAAAGCCTACACAACGAACCTCTGAGAGGAAACACCGCGTAAGAAACTCTTTCAAAGAGAATCCAAATGAAATTCCTAAATCAACCACGTCTCGGATAGACGAAGCGCTGAAATTTCCAAATCACTAGAAGATCAAGATGCATCAAACTTATCCCCATTTCTTTGGGGAGACCGAGGAAGCCATTCTCTTCTACTGGATCGGGCAGAAAAACCAACGACAAGGAATCCGTAAAAATATCTATTTTGCGCCCACATCTTGCACAGTAGGATACCAGATCATTGGAGAAGCCTCATAAACTAAATGAGTACAAGGAAAGTAGATCCTCGTGAGCACGAGCAAATCACCAATGAGAGTTTGAACCATTTCCACGCCAACGAAGGTTTCAAGTGCAAGTTATTTCCACTAACATTGTCAGTTTCTGCCCGACCACGAATTAATGCCATGTCGAATGGGAACATCGATTCATGGAAGGACTTTCGCGAGAGCTTCGCATCTCATTTCACTGTCTGGAAAAGGCAGCAAGTGACAATAGCTTCTATAAGTGGGATAATGAAGGTAAGGAATGAGAGTTTATGATCCTATATTTTCTGCTTCAAAAATGTGGATGTGGGAGTAGAAGGGACCGAGGAAGGCCTCAAATGTTGGATATTTGAAAATGGCTTTCCTTCAGATAGAAGTTGTGCTGAAGGAAAGATCACACCGTGAATGAGCTATAAAATGGGTTAAATCTTTCATCAATCTAGAGGAAAATCTTAACACGTAGTTCGACAACCCAGGTGTTGCTGGCGCATATTTCGATCACTCCTCTGGCAAGGATTCTCACCGGTGGAAAGGTGAATTCGACCATGTGACTCATGGTCGATACAGTAAGTACACTCCATTAATGCATCATGAGATAGGATTTACTAGGAATGCTCCCACACATACTTTTTAAAGGGAGGAATTCAGAGCCTCTTCGCCATCAGAGGGTTGTCCAAGACATATAAGACAAATACTACTCTTTCCACAAAGGCCATGACCATAACAACGACGATGGCATCTTACTAAAAGATGCCATCGAGGGATTGATAAAGAAAGGTGATTTATCAAAGTACGACAAGGGAGGTAAAAGAAAGAGATAAGAGTCACCCAAAAGCAAGCCCTCCTCAAAAGTTATGGATTGCATGGCCATTAGAGAAGGGATCAAATAAAGGGAAACACCAATACATTGCAGTTATCACTAGAGGATCACACTCATCGAATATCTCCTATAAGGGGGGCAATGAAGAGAAAATTTGATGAAATTTTGGTTGTAAGGACGGAGGCACGTCGACCAATGCAGCTATTGGACTGCGAGAAAATCAACGAAATCCCAAATGAATACTCCCTTTAGTCATAACATGTGGCCTTGGATATTAAATAAATAGTTCAGTAGTGAAGAttcaagaaacacaagaaatagggggttgaattgggtttatgatatgaattttttttctcaaaCCAATGACAATAACAACAATGATAAGAATACACATGATTTATATACTTGTTCACGGTTAACCAAGCTAATCCAGTCCAC encodes:
- the LOC127129059 gene encoding protein yippee-like At3g08990 — protein: MGRLFLIDLEENFYSCKNCETPIALVNHLLSMNYECPFGRAYLFDKVVNVLDGERDEPIPESNSTMVHLFCVQCQYTVGFKFVRRAVLESQRSKIILIRCFLTPSFGGTTKESLSLQG